A genomic window from Pseudomonas alcaligenes includes:
- a CDS encoding phosphatidate cytidylyltransferase, whose protein sequence is MLKQRVITALILLPIALGGFFLLEGWAFALFIGAVVSLAAWEWARLAGLSTQPQRVAYGAAVAALLYGAWLLPALAPWLLAAALLWWLAATLLVLSYPGSSRYWGGLPGKLLIGLVILLPAWQGLVLLKQWPQANGLIIAVMVLVWGADIGAYFAGKAFGRRKLAPRVSPGKSWEGFYGGLAASLLITLVVGLQQGWSTAGLLLALGGAALVVAASVIGDLTESMFKRQSGIKDSSNLLPGHGGVLDRIDSLTAAIPLFAVLLWLAGWGAQ, encoded by the coding sequence ATGCTGAAACAACGCGTCATCACCGCCCTGATCCTGCTGCCCATCGCCCTGGGCGGCTTCTTCCTGCTCGAGGGCTGGGCCTTCGCCCTGTTCATCGGTGCCGTGGTCAGTCTGGCCGCCTGGGAATGGGCGCGCCTGGCCGGTCTGTCCACCCAGCCGCAGCGGGTGGCCTACGGGGCGGCGGTTGCGGCCCTGCTCTACGGCGCCTGGCTGCTGCCGGCGCTGGCGCCCTGGTTGCTGGCGGCGGCGCTGCTCTGGTGGCTGGCGGCGACCCTGCTGGTGCTGAGCTATCCGGGCAGCAGTCGCTACTGGGGCGGGCTGCCCGGCAAGCTGCTGATTGGTCTGGTGATCCTGCTGCCGGCCTGGCAAGGCCTGGTGCTGCTCAAGCAGTGGCCACAGGCCAATGGCCTGATCATCGCCGTGATGGTGCTGGTGTGGGGGGCGGATATCGGCGCCTACTTCGCCGGCAAGGCCTTCGGCAGGCGCAAGCTGGCGCCTCGCGTCAGTCCCGGCAAGAGTTGGGAGGGTTTCTATGGTGGCCTGGCAGCCAGCCTGCTGATCACCTTGGTGGTCGGTTTGCAGCAGGGCTGGTCAACGGCTGGCCTGCTGCTGGCTCTGGGGGGCGCGGCACTGGTAGTGGCCGCCTCGGTGATCGGTGACCTGACCGAGAGCATGTTCAAGCGCCAGTCCGGGATCAAGGACAGCAGTAACCTGCTGCCCGGCCACGGTGGCGTGCTGGATCGCATCGACAGCTTGACCGCGGCCATTCCGCTGTTCGCCGTGCTGCTCTGGCTGGCGGGATGGGGCGCGCAGTGA
- the frr gene encoding ribosome recycling factor codes for MINEIKKAAQERMSKSLESMGRNLASIRTGRAHPSILDSVKVPAYGSEMPLNQVAAITVEDARTLKIVAHDKTLSAAIEKAIMTSDLGLNPSSAGATIRVPMPALTEETRRGYTKQARGVAEDAKVAVRNVRRDALAELKKLSKDKEISEDEERRAADEVQKLTDKFVADIDKALEAKEADLMAV; via the coding sequence ATGATCAACGAGATCAAGAAGGCCGCCCAGGAGCGCATGAGCAAGTCCCTGGAGTCCATGGGGCGCAACCTGGCCTCCATCCGCACCGGGCGCGCGCACCCGAGCATTCTGGACAGCGTCAAGGTCCCGGCTTATGGCAGCGAGATGCCGCTGAACCAGGTCGCCGCGATCACCGTGGAAGATGCCCGTACGCTGAAGATCGTCGCTCACGACAAGACCCTGAGCGCGGCGATCGAAAAGGCCATCATGACCTCCGATCTCGGCCTCAATCCGAGCAGTGCCGGTGCCACCATCCGCGTGCCGATGCCGGCCCTGACCGAAGAAACCCGCCGTGGCTACACCAAGCAGGCCCGTGGCGTTGCCGAGGATGCCAAGGTGGCGGTGCGCAACGTGCGCCGCGATGCCCTGGCCGAGCTGAAGAAGCTGTCCAAGGACAAGGAGATCAGCGAGGACGAGGAGCGTCGTGCCGCCGACGAGGTGCAGAAGCTCACCGACAAGTTCGTTGCCGACATCGACAAGGCCCTGGAAGCCAAAGAAGCCGACCTGATGGCGGTGTGA
- the pyrH gene encoding UMP kinase, protein MAQQVSGRQPRYKRILLKLSGEALMGSEEFGIDPKVLDRMALEVGQLVGIGVQVGLVIGGGNLFRGAALSAAGMDRVTGDHMGMLATVMNALAMRDALERSNIPAIVMSAISMVGVTDHYDRRKAMRHLSTGEVVIFAAGTGNPFFTTDSAACLRAIEIDADLVLKATKVDGVYTADPFKDPNAEKFERLTYDEVLDRKLGVMDLTAICLVRDHKMPLRVFNMNKPGALLNIVVGGAEGTLIEEEAQ, encoded by the coding sequence ATGGCTCAGCAGGTGAGTGGTCGTCAACCTCGCTATAAACGCATTCTGCTCAAGTTAAGCGGCGAGGCCCTGATGGGCTCGGAAGAGTTCGGCATCGATCCCAAGGTGCTGGATCGCATGGCGCTGGAAGTCGGCCAGCTGGTCGGCATCGGCGTGCAGGTCGGTCTGGTGATCGGCGGTGGCAACCTGTTCCGTGGCGCGGCGCTGTCCGCCGCCGGCATGGATCGGGTCACCGGCGACCACATGGGTATGCTGGCCACCGTGATGAACGCCCTGGCCATGCGCGACGCCCTGGAGCGCTCGAATATCCCCGCCATTGTGATGTCGGCCATCTCCATGGTCGGCGTGACCGACCACTACGATCGCCGCAAGGCCATGCGTCATCTGTCCACCGGCGAGGTGGTGATCTTTGCCGCGGGCACCGGCAACCCCTTCTTCACCACCGACTCGGCGGCCTGCCTGCGCGCTATCGAGATCGATGCCGACCTGGTGCTGAAAGCCACCAAGGTCGATGGCGTGTACACTGCCGACCCCTTCAAGGACCCCAATGCGGAGAAGTTCGAGCGCCTGACCTATGACGAGGTGCTCGACCGCAAGCTGGGCGTGATGGACCTGACGGCCATCTGCCTGGTGCGCGACCACAAGATGCCGCTGCGGGTCTTCAATATGAACAAGCCCGGCGCCCTGCTGAATATCGTGGTGGGTGGCGCCGAAGGAACCCTGATCGAGGAGGAAGCACAATGA
- the tsf gene encoding translation elongation factor Ts — protein sequence MAEITAALVKELRERTGQGMMECKKALVAAGGDIEKAIDDMRASGAIKAAKKAGNVAAEGAIAARVEGGRGLLIEVNSQTDFLALQDDFKAFVKESLDEAFAQKLTEAAPLIASRESAREALVAKCGENVNIRRLAAVEGDVVGSYLHGHRIGVLVVLKGGNEELAKHVAMHVAASNPAVLNPSDVSEELIAKEKEIFLQLNAEKIAGKPENIVENMVKGRIAKFLAEASLVEQAFVMDPEVKVGELVKKAGAEIVSFTRFEVGEGIEKVEADFAAEVAAQVAAAKQ from the coding sequence ATGGCAGAAATCACTGCAGCCCTGGTTAAAGAACTGCGCGAGCGCACCGGCCAAGGCATGATGGAATGCAAGAAGGCCCTGGTTGCCGCCGGTGGCGACATCGAGAAGGCCATCGACGACATGCGCGCCTCCGGTGCCATCAAGGCCGCCAAGAAGGCCGGCAACGTCGCCGCCGAGGGCGCCATCGCCGCTCGCGTCGAGGGTGGTCGTGGCCTGCTGATCGAAGTCAACTCGCAGACCGACTTCCTGGCCCTGCAGGACGACTTCAAGGCCTTCGTCAAGGAGAGCCTGGACGAAGCCTTCGCCCAGAAGCTGACCGAAGCCGCCCCGCTGATCGCTTCCCGCGAATCCGCCCGTGAGGCTCTGGTTGCCAAGTGCGGCGAGAACGTCAACATCCGTCGTCTGGCTGCCGTCGAAGGCGACGTCGTGGGGTCCTACCTGCACGGCCACCGCATCGGTGTTCTGGTCGTCCTGAAAGGCGGCAACGAGGAGCTGGCCAAGCACGTTGCCATGCACGTCGCTGCTTCCAACCCGGCCGTGCTGAACCCCTCCGACGTTTCCGAAGAGCTGATCGCCAAGGAAAAGGAAATCTTCCTGCAGCTGAACGCCGAGAAGATCGCCGGCAAGCCGGAAAACATCGTCGAGAACATGGTCAAGGGTCGTATCGCCAAGTTCCTGGCCGAAGCCAGTCTGGTCGAGCAGGCCTTCGTCATGGATCCGGAAGTCAAGGTCGGTGAGCTGGTCAAGAAGGCCGGCGCCGAGATCGTTTCCTTCACCCGCTTCGAAGTGGGCGAGGGCATCGAGAAGGTCGAGGCTGACTTCGCTGCCGAAGTGGCTGCCCAGGTGGCCGCTGCCAAGCAGTAA
- a CDS encoding [protein-PII] uridylyltransferase produces the protein MPQMDPELFDRGQFQAELALKSSPIAAFKKALKQAREVLDARFREGRDIRRLVEDRAWFVDQILQEAWKRFDWSEDADIALLAVGGYGRGELHPYSDIDLLILLDSADHETFREPIEGFLTLLWDIGLEVGQSVRSVAECAEEARADLTVVTNLMESRTIAGPEHLRQRMQEVTASDRMWPSKEFFLAKRKEAKARHAKYNDTEYNLEPNVKGSPGGLRDIQTILWVARRQFGSLNLHSLVQQGFLVDSEYGMLASSQEFLWKVRYALHMLAGRAEDRLLFDHQRKIAALLGFEDGDGRLAVERFMQKYYRVVMGVAELSELINQHFEDVLLREGERGPAQPLNSRFQVRDGYIEVTSPGVFKRTPFAILEVFVLMAQHPEIKGVRADTIRLLRDSRHLIDDDFRRDIRNTSLFIELFKSTQGIHRNLRRMNRYGILGRYLPEFGHIVGQMQHDLFHIYTVDAHTLNLIKHLRKLKWPELAEKFPLASKLIDKLPKPELIYLAGLYHDIGKGRGGDHSELGAVDAEAFCVRHQLPSWDSRLIVWLVQNHLVMSTTAQRKDLSDPQVIFDFAQLVGDQTRLDYLYVLTVADINATNPSLWNSWRASLLRQLYTETKRALRRGLENPLDREEQIRQTQSAAIDILVRGGIDQDDAEQLWSQLGDDYFLRHSAADVAWHTEAILQHPAGKDPLVLIKETAQREFEGATQIFIYAPDQHDFFAVTVAAMDQLNLNIHDARVITSTSQFTLDTYIVLDADGGRIGDNPARIKQIRDGLVEALKNPDEYPAIIQRRVPRQLKHFAFAPQVTIHNDAQRPVTVLEITAPDRPGLLARIGKIFLDFDLSLQNAKIATLGERVEDVFFITDAANQPLSDPELCARLQEAIVRQLSQANGESLGVGAISI, from the coding sequence ATGCCCCAGATGGACCCGGAGTTGTTTGACCGCGGCCAGTTCCAGGCGGAACTGGCGCTCAAGTCCAGCCCCATCGCCGCCTTCAAGAAGGCCCTCAAGCAGGCGCGCGAAGTGCTCGACGCGCGCTTTCGCGAGGGCCGCGACATCCGCCGCCTGGTCGAGGACCGCGCCTGGTTCGTCGACCAGATCCTCCAGGAAGCCTGGAAGCGCTTCGACTGGAGCGAGGACGCCGACATCGCCCTGCTGGCCGTCGGCGGCTACGGCCGCGGCGAACTCCACCCCTACTCCGACATCGACCTGCTGATCCTCCTCGACAGCGCCGACCACGAGACCTTCCGCGAGCCCATCGAGGGCTTCCTCACCCTGCTCTGGGACATCGGCCTGGAAGTCGGACAGAGCGTGCGCTCGGTCGCCGAGTGCGCGGAAGAGGCGCGCGCCGACCTGACGGTGGTCACCAACCTGATGGAAAGCCGCACCATCGCCGGCCCCGAACACCTGCGCCAGCGCATGCAGGAGGTCACCGCCAGCGACCGCATGTGGCCGAGCAAGGAGTTCTTCCTGGCCAAGCGCAAGGAAGCCAAGGCGCGCCACGCCAAGTACAACGACACCGAGTACAACCTGGAACCCAACGTCAAGGGCTCGCCCGGCGGCCTGCGCGACATCCAGACCATCCTCTGGGTGGCGCGCCGCCAGTTCGGCAGCCTCAACCTGCACTCCCTGGTGCAGCAGGGTTTCCTGGTCGACAGCGAGTACGGCATGCTGGCCTCCAGCCAGGAGTTCCTGTGGAAGGTGCGCTACGCCCTGCACATGCTCGCCGGGCGCGCCGAGGACCGCCTGCTGTTCGACCACCAGCGCAAGATCGCCGCCCTGCTCGGCTTCGAGGATGGCGACGGCCGGCTGGCTGTCGAGCGTTTCATGCAGAAGTACTACCGGGTGGTGATGGGTGTCGCCGAGCTCTCCGAGCTGATCAACCAGCACTTCGAGGACGTCCTGCTGCGCGAGGGCGAGCGCGGCCCGGCGCAGCCGCTGAACAGCCGCTTCCAGGTGCGCGACGGCTATATCGAGGTGACCAGCCCTGGCGTGTTCAAGCGCACCCCCTTCGCCATCCTCGAAGTCTTCGTGCTGATGGCCCAGCACCCCGAGATCAAGGGCGTGCGCGCCGACACCATCCGCCTGCTGCGCGACAGCCGCCACCTGATCGACGACGACTTCCGCCGCGACATCCGCAACACCAGTCTGTTCATCGAGCTGTTCAAGTCGACCCAGGGCATCCACCGCAACCTGAGGCGGATGAACCGCTACGGCATCCTCGGCCGCTACCTGCCGGAGTTCGGCCACATCGTCGGGCAGATGCAGCACGACCTGTTCCACATCTACACGGTGGACGCCCACACCCTCAACCTGATCAAGCACCTGCGCAAGCTGAAATGGCCGGAGCTGGCGGAGAAGTTCCCGCTGGCCAGCAAGCTGATCGACAAGCTGCCCAAGCCCGAGCTGATCTACCTGGCCGGGCTCTACCACGACATCGGCAAGGGCCGCGGCGGCGACCACTCCGAGCTCGGCGCGGTGGATGCCGAGGCCTTCTGCGTGCGCCACCAGCTGCCCAGCTGGGACAGCCGGCTGATCGTCTGGCTGGTGCAGAACCACCTGGTGATGTCGACCACCGCCCAGCGCAAGGACCTCTCCGACCCGCAGGTGATCTTCGACTTCGCCCAGCTGGTCGGCGACCAGACCCGCCTGGACTACCTCTACGTGCTGACCGTGGCCGACATCAACGCCACCAACCCCAGCCTGTGGAACTCCTGGCGCGCCAGCCTGCTGCGCCAGCTCTACACCGAGACCAAGCGCGCCCTGCGCCGCGGCCTGGAGAACCCGCTGGACCGCGAGGAGCAGATCCGCCAGACGCAGAGCGCGGCGATCGACATCCTGGTGCGTGGCGGCATCGACCAGGACGACGCCGAGCAGCTGTGGAGCCAGCTCGGCGACGACTACTTCCTGCGCCACAGCGCCGCCGACGTGGCCTGGCACACCGAGGCCATCCTCCAGCACCCGGCCGGCAAGGACCCGCTGGTGCTGATCAAGGAGACCGCCCAGCGCGAGTTCGAGGGCGCCACGCAGATCTTCATCTACGCCCCGGATCAGCACGACTTCTTCGCCGTGACGGTGGCGGCCATGGACCAGCTCAACCTGAACATCCATGACGCCCGGGTGATCACCTCCACCAGCCAGTTCACCCTGGACACCTACATCGTGCTGGACGCCGATGGCGGCCGTATCGGCGACAACCCGGCGCGCATCAAGCAGATCCGCGACGGCCTGGTCGAGGCGCTGAAGAATCCCGACGAGTACCCGGCGATCATCCAGCGCCGCGTGCCGCGCCAGCTCAAGCACTTCGCCTTCGCCCCGCAGGTGACCATCCACAACGACGCCCAGCGCCCGGTCACCGTGCTGGAGATCACCGCCCCGGACCGCCCCGGCCTGCTGGCACGGATCGGCAAGATCTTCCTCGACTTCGACCTGTCGCTGCAGAACGCCAAGATCGCCACCTTGGGCGAACGGGTGGAAGACGTGTTCTTCATCACCGACGCCGCCAACCAGCCGCTGTCCGACCCGGAACTCTGCGCCCGCCTGCAGGAGGCCATAGTGCGCCAGCTGTCGCAGGCCAACGGCGAGTCCCTCGGCGTCGGCGCCATCAGCATCTGA
- the rpsB gene encoding 30S ribosomal protein S2: MSQVNMRDMLKAGVHFGHQTRYWNPKMGKYIFGARNKIHIINLEKTLPMFNEALSFVEKLAAGKNKILFVGTKRSAGKIVAEEAARCGSPYVDHRWLGGMLTNYKTIRASIKRLRELETQSQDGTFAKLTKKEALMRTRDLEKLDRSLGGIKDMGGLPDALFVIDVDHERIAITEANKLGIPVIGIVDTNSSPEGVDYIIPGNDDAIRAIQLYMGAMADAVIRGRGNAAGGTDEFVEEAASEASEG, from the coding sequence ATGTCCCAAGTCAATATGCGCGATATGCTGAAGGCCGGTGTGCACTTCGGCCACCAGACCCGTTACTGGAACCCGAAAATGGGCAAGTACATTTTCGGCGCGCGCAACAAGATTCACATCATCAACCTGGAAAAGACCCTGCCGATGTTCAACGAGGCTCTGTCCTTCGTTGAGAAGCTGGCTGCCGGCAAGAACAAGATCCTGTTCGTGGGCACCAAGCGTTCCGCCGGCAAGATCGTGGCTGAAGAAGCTGCTCGCTGCGGTTCCCCCTACGTTGATCACCGTTGGCTCGGCGGCATGCTGACCAACTACAAGACCATCCGTGCTTCGATCAAGCGCCTGCGCGAGCTGGAAACCCAGTCCCAGGACGGCACCTTCGCCAAGCTGACCAAGAAAGAAGCCCTGATGCGCACCCGCGATCTGGAGAAGTTGGATCGTAGCCTGGGCGGTATCAAGGACATGGGTGGCCTGCCGGACGCGCTGTTCGTAATCGACGTCGACCACGAGCGCATCGCCATCACCGAAGCCAACAAGCTGGGCATCCCGGTCATCGGCATCGTCGATACCAACAGCAGCCCGGAAGGCGTTGACTACATCATCCCGGGTAACGACGACGCCATCCGCGCCATCCAGCTGTACATGGGTGCCATGGCCGACGCCGTGATCCGTGGTCGTGGCAACGCTGCCGGCGGCACCGACGAGTTCGTCGAGGAAGCCGCTTCCGAGGCCAGCGAAGGCTGA
- the uppS gene encoding polyprenyl diphosphate synthase, whose product MSKSKQDAPAAVPRHVAIIMDGNNRWAKKRLLPGVAGHKAGVDAVRAVIEVCAESGVEVLTLFAFSSENWQRPAEEVGALMELFLSALRREVKKLKENAISLRIIGDRSRFHPELQAAMREAEQLTAGDSRFVLQIAANYGGQWDIVQAAQRLAREVQGGHLRPEEITPELLQGCLATGDLPLPDLCIRTGGEHRISNFLLWQLAYSELYFSDLYWPDFKHDAMRKALADFATRQRRFGKTSEQVEAEARSQC is encoded by the coding sequence GTGAGCAAGAGCAAGCAGGACGCCCCGGCGGCGGTGCCACGGCATGTCGCCATCATCATGGATGGCAATAATCGCTGGGCGAAGAAGCGGCTGCTGCCCGGCGTGGCCGGGCACAAGGCCGGCGTCGATGCGGTGCGCGCGGTCATCGAGGTGTGCGCCGAGTCCGGGGTCGAGGTGCTGACCCTGTTTGCCTTCTCCAGCGAGAACTGGCAGCGCCCGGCCGAGGAGGTCGGGGCGCTGATGGAATTGTTCCTCTCGGCCCTGCGTCGCGAGGTGAAGAAGCTCAAGGAAAACGCCATCAGCCTGCGCATCATCGGTGATCGCTCGCGCTTCCATCCGGAGTTGCAGGCGGCCATGCGTGAGGCCGAGCAGCTGACCGCCGGCGACAGCCGCTTCGTCCTGCAGATCGCCGCCAACTACGGTGGCCAGTGGGACATAGTCCAGGCCGCGCAGCGCCTGGCGCGGGAAGTCCAGGGCGGTCATCTGCGGCCGGAAGAGATCACTCCCGAGCTGCTGCAGGGGTGCCTGGCTACCGGTGATCTGCCGCTGCCGGACCTGTGCATCCGCACCGGTGGTGAGCACCGCATCAGCAATTTCCTGCTTTGGCAATTGGCCTATTCCGAGCTGTACTTTTCCGACCTGTACTGGCCGGACTTCAAACATGACGCCATGCGCAAGGCGCTGGCCGATTTCGCCACCCGCCAGCGCCGCTTCGGCAAGACCAGCGAACAGGTGGAAGCCGAGGCTCGCAGTCAATGCTGA
- the ispC gene encoding 1-deoxy-D-xylulose-5-phosphate reductoisomerase, with the protein MSRPQRITVLGATGSIGLSTLDVIARHPERYQAFALSGFSRLAELEQLCLRHRPQFAVVADQASASRLQDALRGAGLATRVLVGEGGLCEVAAHPDVDAVMAAIVGAAGLKPTLAAVRAGKKVLLANKEALVMSGALFMQAVREHGATLLPIDSEHNAIFQCLPGDYARGLGAVGVRRILLTASGGPFRETPLAELERVSPEQACAHPNWSMGRKISVDSASMMNKGLELIEACWLFDARPEQVEVVIHPQSVIHSLVDYVDGSVLAQLGNPDMRTPIAHALAWPERIDSGVAPLDLFAVARLDFQAPDELRFPCLRLARQAAEAGGSAPAVLNAANEVAVAAFLERRIRFSDIARIIEDGLNREASSAVDDLDAVLAADARARALAADWLNRHG; encoded by the coding sequence GTGAGTCGTCCGCAACGCATCACCGTGCTCGGGGCGACCGGCTCCATCGGTCTCAGTACGCTGGATGTGATCGCCCGGCATCCCGAGCGCTACCAGGCCTTCGCCCTCAGCGGTTTCTCCCGGCTGGCCGAGCTCGAGCAGCTTTGCCTGAGGCATCGCCCGCAGTTCGCCGTGGTCGCCGATCAGGCCAGTGCCAGCAGGTTGCAGGATGCACTGCGTGGCGCTGGCCTCGCGACTCGCGTGCTGGTGGGCGAGGGCGGGTTGTGCGAGGTGGCCGCTCATCCGGATGTGGATGCGGTGATGGCGGCCATAGTCGGTGCCGCCGGCCTCAAGCCGACCCTGGCCGCCGTGCGGGCCGGCAAGAAGGTGTTGCTGGCCAACAAGGAGGCGCTGGTGATGTCCGGCGCCCTGTTCATGCAGGCGGTGCGCGAGCATGGCGCCACCCTGTTGCCGATCGACAGCGAGCACAACGCCATCTTCCAGTGCCTGCCCGGCGACTATGCCCGCGGCCTGGGGGCGGTAGGGGTGCGGCGTATCCTGCTGACGGCCTCCGGCGGGCCCTTCCGCGAGACACCGCTGGCCGAGCTGGAGCGCGTCTCGCCCGAGCAGGCGTGCGCCCATCCGAACTGGTCGATGGGGCGCAAGATCTCGGTGGATTCGGCCAGCATGATGAACAAGGGGCTGGAGCTGATCGAGGCCTGCTGGCTGTTCGATGCGCGGCCCGAGCAGGTCGAGGTGGTCATTCACCCGCAGAGCGTGATCCATTCCCTGGTCGACTATGTGGATGGCTCGGTACTGGCGCAGCTGGGCAATCCGGACATGCGCACGCCCATCGCCCATGCCCTGGCCTGGCCGGAGCGGATCGATTCCGGCGTGGCGCCTCTGGATCTGTTCGCCGTCGCGCGCCTCGATTTCCAGGCGCCCGACGAGCTGCGCTTCCCCTGCCTGCGCCTGGCGAGGCAGGCCGCCGAGGCGGGGGGCAGTGCGCCGGCGGTATTGAATGCGGCCAACGAGGTGGCGGTGGCGGCGTTTCTCGAACGGCGCATCCGCTTTTCCGATATCGCGCGTATCATCGAGGACGGCCTGAATCGCGAGGCGTCGTCCGCGGTCGACGATCTCGATGCGGTGCTGGCGGCGGACGCGCGCGCGCGCGCCCTGGCCGCTGACTGGTTGAATCGCCACGGGTGA
- the rseP gene encoding sigma E protease regulator RseP, with protein MSALYMLFGTLVALGVLVTFHEFGHFWVARRCGVRVLRFSVGFGSPLLRWHDRHGTEFVVAAIPLGGYVKMLDEREGEVPAEQLDQAFNRKTVKQRIAIVAAGPIANFLLAILFFWAIAMLGTQQVRPVIGAVAPDSLAATAGLRAGQEIVAVDGEATPGWSAVNLQLIRRLGESGTVELQVREVGSSLIADRQLVLRDWLRGVDEPEPLESLGIRPWRPASEPVVSELDPQGPAQAAGVRLGDRLLALDEQALDEWQQVVDWVRSRPGERVVLRLERAGEQVELPLVLAARGEGEARSGYLGVGVKGGEWPAHMLHEVSFGPLDAVAEGLRRTWNMTLLTLDSLKKMLFGELSVKNLSGPITIAKVAGASAQSGVADFLNFLAYLSISLGVLNLLPIPVLDGGHLLFYLVEWVRGRPLSERVQGWGIQIGISLVLGVMLLALVNDLSRL; from the coding sequence ATGAGTGCGCTGTACATGCTTTTCGGTACCCTGGTTGCGCTCGGGGTGCTGGTCACCTTCCACGAGTTCGGCCACTTCTGGGTGGCGCGCCGCTGCGGGGTCAGGGTGCTGCGCTTCTCCGTCGGATTCGGCAGTCCGCTGCTGCGCTGGCATGATCGCCATGGCACCGAGTTCGTGGTGGCCGCCATCCCGCTGGGCGGCTACGTGAAGATGCTCGACGAGCGCGAGGGCGAGGTGCCCGCCGAGCAGCTCGATCAGGCCTTCAATCGCAAGACGGTCAAGCAGCGCATTGCCATAGTGGCTGCCGGTCCTATCGCCAATTTCCTCCTGGCCATCCTGTTCTTCTGGGCGATCGCCATGCTCGGTACCCAGCAGGTGCGTCCGGTGATCGGCGCGGTGGCGCCGGACAGCCTTGCCGCTACCGCTGGACTGCGTGCCGGCCAGGAAATAGTGGCGGTCGATGGCGAGGCGACGCCCGGCTGGTCGGCCGTCAACCTGCAGCTGATTCGGCGTCTGGGGGAGTCCGGTACCGTCGAGCTGCAGGTGCGTGAGGTCGGCTCTTCCCTAATTGCCGATCGTCAACTGGTGCTGCGCGACTGGCTGCGTGGCGTCGACGAGCCGGAACCTCTCGAGTCTTTGGGTATCCGGCCGTGGCGGCCGGCGAGCGAGCCCGTGGTCAGCGAGCTTGACCCGCAGGGGCCGGCTCAGGCGGCGGGCGTGCGTCTGGGCGATCGGCTGCTGGCGCTCGATGAGCAGGCTCTGGACGAATGGCAGCAGGTCGTCGACTGGGTGCGCTCGCGCCCCGGCGAACGGGTAGTTCTGCGCCTGGAGCGTGCGGGTGAGCAGGTCGAGTTGCCTCTGGTGCTGGCAGCGCGTGGTGAAGGTGAGGCGCGTAGCGGTTATCTGGGGGTTGGCGTGAAGGGGGGCGAGTGGCCTGCGCACATGCTGCACGAGGTCAGTTTCGGGCCGCTCGATGCGGTTGCCGAAGGGCTTCGGCGCACCTGGAATATGACCCTGCTAACCCTTGATTCGCTAAAGAAAATGCTGTTCGGCGAGCTCTCGGTAAAAAACTTGAGTGGGCCGATAACCATTGCTAAAGTGGCGGGCGCTTCGGCTCAGTCCGGCGTGGCGGATTTCCTCAACTTCCTCGCCTACCTGAGCATTAGCCTGGGGGTTCTCAATTTGCTGCCCATTCCCGTTCTGGATGGGGGGCATTTGCTGTTCTACCTGGTCGAGTGGGTGCGTGGTCGCCCATTGTCTGAGCGGGTACAGGGTTGGGGCATTCAGATAGGTATCAGTCTGGTGCTGGGGGTGATGTTGCTGGCCCTGGTAAACGATCTGAGTCGTCTGTAA
- the map gene encoding type I methionyl aminopeptidase: MTVTIKTPDEIEKMRVAGRLAAEVLEMIGEHVKPGVTTEEIDRICHDYIVNVQKAIPAPLNYGAAPGRPGFPKSICTSINHVVCHGIPNDKPLKDGDVLNIDVTVIKDGYHGDTSKMFMVGKVPEWAQRLAQITQECMYKGIQLVKPGARLGDIGEVIQKHAEKHGFSVVREYCGHGIGAVFHEEPQVLHYGRAGTGMELRAGMTFTIEPMINQGRPETRLLGDGWTAITKDRKLSAQWEHTVLVTESGYEILTLRSDDTLPRTSP; encoded by the coding sequence ATGACCGTCACCATCAAGACGCCCGACGAAATCGAGAAGATGCGCGTGGCCGGCCGCCTGGCCGCCGAAGTGCTGGAGATGATCGGCGAGCACGTCAAACCCGGCGTCACCACCGAAGAAATCGACCGCATCTGCCACGACTACATCGTCAACGTGCAGAAGGCCATCCCCGCCCCGCTCAACTACGGCGCCGCGCCGGGCCGCCCGGGCTTCCCCAAGTCGATCTGCACCTCGATCAACCACGTGGTCTGCCATGGCATTCCCAACGACAAGCCGCTGAAGGACGGTGACGTGCTGAACATCGACGTCACCGTGATCAAGGACGGCTACCACGGCGATACCAGCAAGATGTTCATGGTCGGCAAGGTGCCGGAGTGGGCCCAGCGCCTGGCCCAGATCACCCAGGAATGCATGTACAAGGGCATCCAGCTGGTCAAGCCCGGCGCGCGCCTGGGCGATATCGGCGAAGTGATCCAGAAGCATGCCGAGAAGCACGGCTTCTCGGTGGTGCGCGAATACTGCGGCCACGGCATCGGCGCGGTGTTCCACGAGGAGCCGCAGGTACTGCACTACGGCCGTGCCGGCACCGGCATGGAACTCAGGGCCGGCATGACCTTCACCATCGAGCCGATGATCAACCAGGGCCGCCCGGAAACCCGCCTGCTCGGCGACGGCTGGACCGCCATTACCAAGGACCGCAAGCTCTCCGCCCAGTGGGAGCATACGGTACTGGTCACCGAGAGCGGCTACGAGATCCTCACCCTGCGCAGCGACGACACCCTGCCGCGCACTTCCCCCTGA